A stretch of Dyella sp. BiH032 DNA encodes these proteins:
- a CDS encoding GNAT family N-acetyltransferase: MFDIPTLETARLRLTALSARHFDDYAAMLADPTSTRWVGDGEPLDRGHAWRSLAMLLGHWQLRGYGMWALELKDTGAFVGRAGLMNPEGWPDIELGWMLRAEYRHHGYATEASAAILDHAWNQLRAPRVISLVRVGNEASDRLAERLGGEHIEDMDFCGAYNHVFAYYPPFRESRRAAYA; the protein is encoded by the coding sequence ATGTTCGACATACCCACTCTCGAAACCGCGCGCCTGCGCCTTACCGCCCTCTCCGCCCGCCATTTCGACGACTACGCCGCGATGCTCGCCGACCCCACCAGCACCCGCTGGGTGGGCGATGGCGAACCGCTGGACCGCGGTCACGCCTGGCGTTCGCTCGCGATGCTGCTCGGCCACTGGCAGCTACGCGGCTACGGCATGTGGGCGCTGGAACTGAAGGACACCGGCGCCTTCGTGGGCCGTGCGGGCCTGATGAATCCGGAAGGCTGGCCGGACATCGAGCTGGGCTGGATGCTGCGGGCCGAGTACCGCCATCACGGCTACGCCACCGAAGCCAGCGCGGCCATCCTCGATCACGCCTGGAACCAACTGCGCGCGCCACGCGTCATCAGCCTGGTGCGGGTGGGCAACGAAGCGTCCGACCGCCTGGCCGAGCGCCTCGGCGGCGAACACATCGAAGACATGGATTTCTGCGGCGCCTACAACCACGTCTTCGCCTACTACCCGCCGTTCCGCGAATCGCGCCGCGCCGCCTACGCCTGA
- a CDS encoding VOC family protein: MNLSIHSTFLPHTDAEASLAFYRDTLGFEVRNDVAYGGKRWITVGPAGQPGTSIVLTPAGITPGLTDDERRTIAEMMAKGTYAMIILASKDLDGTFERIQATGAEVIQEPTMQPYGVRDCAFRDPAGNHVRINEVR, encoded by the coding sequence ATGAACCTTTCCATCCATTCCACCTTTCTGCCGCATACCGACGCGGAAGCATCGCTCGCCTTCTACCGGGACACGCTCGGCTTCGAAGTGCGCAACGACGTCGCCTATGGCGGCAAGCGCTGGATCACCGTGGGCCCTGCCGGCCAGCCGGGCACGTCCATCGTGCTGACCCCGGCCGGCATCACGCCGGGCCTGACGGACGACGAACGCCGTACCATCGCCGAGATGATGGCCAAGGGCACGTACGCCATGATCATCCTGGCCTCCAAGGATCTCGACGGTACGTTCGAGCGCATCCAGGCCACCGGCGCGGAAGTCATCCAGGAACCGACGATGCAGCCCTATGGCGTACGCGACTGCGCCTTCCGCGATCCGGCCGGGAACCACGTGCGCATCAACGAAGTTCGCTGA
- a CDS encoding HutD family protein — MSAFRPVPASAQRTEAWANDAGTTTVLDSGPDAAEWRWRLSIARIDRDADFSPLPGVRRRFAPLDAPVTLTFPGGREKHVLRLETFRFDGADVPHAQLGDGPTRAFNLMLRDGAEGELIARPLTGAMVLPLARGTRWFFHQLAGRARLDIAGETIEAEQDASFWIEATGTLRIEGGGEVVLVRIEDTASPGA, encoded by the coding sequence ATGAGCGCTTTCCGCCCGGTGCCCGCCTCGGCGCAACGCACGGAAGCCTGGGCCAACGACGCGGGCACCACCACCGTGCTGGACAGCGGGCCCGATGCCGCGGAATGGCGTTGGCGCCTGAGCATCGCCAGGATCGACCGCGACGCCGACTTCTCTCCCCTGCCCGGCGTGCGCCGCCGCTTCGCGCCGCTCGACGCGCCGGTGACGCTCACGTTTCCGGGCGGACGCGAGAAACATGTGTTGCGCCTTGAGACGTTCCGCTTCGACGGCGCGGACGTGCCGCACGCGCAGCTCGGCGACGGCCCGACACGGGCCTTCAACCTCATGTTGCGCGACGGCGCCGAAGGCGAGCTGATCGCGCGGCCGCTGACCGGCGCGATGGTCCTCCCGCTGGCGCGCGGCACGCGCTGGTTCTTCCATCAGCTGGCCGGCCGCGCCCGGCTCGATATCGCCGGCGAGACCATCGAAGCCGAACAGGATGCATCGTTCTGGATCGAAGCCACCGGCACGCTGCGCATCGAAGGCGGCGGGGAGGTGGTGCTGGTCCGCATCGAGGATACGGCGTCTCCGGGCGCGTAA
- a CDS encoding helix-turn-helix transcriptional regulator — protein MTRSPAEDLHLRDLARLRRVRDRIDREYAQPLDVEALARGVHMSAGHLSRQFRLAYGESPYAYLMTRRIERAMALLRRGDLSVTDVCFMVGCASLGTFSTRFTELVGMSPSAYRRQEGLATEGMPSCVAKQVTRPVRNREAPVAEPNVE, from the coding sequence ATGACCCGCTCTCCCGCCGAGGACCTGCACCTGCGCGATCTCGCCCGGCTACGCCGCGTGCGCGACCGCATCGACCGGGAATACGCGCAGCCGCTGGACGTCGAAGCGCTCGCGCGCGGCGTGCACATGTCGGCAGGCCATCTCAGCCGCCAATTCCGGCTCGCCTACGGCGAATCGCCCTACGCCTACCTGATGACGCGGCGGATCGAGCGCGCGATGGCGCTGCTGCGCCGTGGCGACCTCAGCGTCACCGACGTCTGCTTCATGGTCGGCTGTGCCTCGCTGGGCACCTTCAGCACGCGCTTCACCGAACTGGTCGGCATGAGCCCGAGCGCCTACCGGCGCCAGGAAGGGCTCGCCACCGAGGGCATGCCGTCCTGCGTAGCCAAGCAGGTCACGCGACCGGTCAGGAATCGAGAAGCGCCGGTCGCCGAACCGAACGTAGAGTGA